A window from Podospora bellae-mahoneyi strain CBS 112042 chromosome 1 map unlocalized CBS112042p_1, whole genome shotgun sequence encodes these proteins:
- the OSH6 gene encoding Oxysterol-binding protein OBPa (COG:T; EggNog:ENOG503NUQ2; BUSCO:EOG09262VQQ) — protein MVMGLVSGRRRATSNASSRGSSVDGSDPIEDDTLVVEPDQGNVLSHIISQLRPGADLSRVVLPTFILEPRSMLERITNFMCHPEMLLPIPQIDDPVERFLGVVKFYLSGWHIRPPGVKKPLNPILGEIFSCYWDFPDNTRAYYISEQTSHHPPKSSYFYMVPGHHIRVDGTLKPRSKFLGNSAASMMEGIAILTLQNRGKDPTKGERYILTQPNMYARGILFGKMKYELGDHSYVRCPETGLVADIEFKTKGWVSGTYNAIGGTVKNEETGEVLYELSGLWSEEMFLRNVKTGHKEMFFNATKSKHSPPLSRPLEEQEERESQRLWAKTAQAVKERNHELATDEKTKIEETQREEAALRANEGVEWHPRLFRRVRGGPGGSEEGEEDLEWIINAQIDGKTPEKQAAQIMAIYPIIPGQKCEKRIVIPPRASFSESRPQTAHNNDSNLINLNNDGPSADDSRAPVLTPTLPTKVSEDSMSTKASSVSLKQTQGEKPPLDPNHRSTAEIQTMLAATGDKAKAGPLIDFHDDMKKALPANPKRADTEDSQDDVFVDAQG, from the exons ATGGTCATGGGACTCGTCTCCGGGCGCCGAAGGGCAACCTCTAATGCTA GCAGCCGAGGATCCTCTGTCGACGGATCAGACCCTATCGAAGATGATACCCTCGTAGTCGAGCCCGATCAGGGCAACG TCCTTTCCCACATCATATCCCAGTTGAGACCTGGTGCCGATCTGAGTAGAGTCGTTCTGCCTACCTTCATCTTGGAGCCCCGTTCCATGCTGGAAAGGATCACAAA CTTTATGTGCCATCCCGAAATGCTGCTGCCGATTCCTCAGATTGACGATCCGGTCGAAAGATTTTTAGGCGTTGTCAAATTCTACCTGAGCGGCTGGCACATTCGCCCTCC TGGTGTCAAGAAGCCTTTGAATCCCATTCTGGGCGAGATTTTCTCGTGCTACTGGGACTTCCCCGACAACACCAGAGCGTACTACATTTCCGAGCAAACCTctcaccatcctccaaaGTCGAGCTACTTTTATATGGTACCTGGTCACCACATTCGGGTGGATGGGACGCTAAAACCCAGGAGCAAATTCCTGGGTAACTCCGCCGCTAGCATGATGGAAGGCATTGCCATCTTGACCCTCCAAAATCGCGGCAAGGATCCTACCAAGGGAGAAAGATA CATCCTCACCCAGCCGAACATGTACGCAAGAGGTATTCTCTTTGGTAAAATGAAATATGAGCTGGGAGATCACAGTTATGTGAGATGCCCAGAGACCGGCCTTGTTGCCGACATTGAGTTCAAGACCAAGGGCTGGGTCAGCGGCACGTATAATGCCATTGGTGGAACGGTGAAAAATGAAGAAACGGGCGAGGTGCTCTATGAGCTTTCAGGACTGTGGAGTGAAGAGATGTTTCTCAGAAACGTCAAG ACTGGCCACAAGGAGATGTTCTTCAACGCCACGAAGTCAAAGCATAGTCCCCCTCTGAGCCGACCGCTTgaggaacaagaagaacGAGAATCTCAAAGGCTGTGGGCTAAGACTGCCCAAGCAGTCAAAGAACGTAACCATGAGCTGGCAACCGACGAAAAGACGAAAATCGAGGAGACCCAGCGCGAAGAGGCTGCTTTAAGAGCAAATGAGGGTGTCGAATGGCACCCCAGACTGTTTAGGAGAGTTAGAGGCGGTCCTGGCGGATccgaggaaggcgaggaagatctCGAGTGGATTATCAATGCTCAAAT AGACGGAAAGACACCAGAGAAGCAGGCGGCCCAGATCATGGCGATCTATCCAATCATCCCAGGCCAAAAATGTGAGAAAAGGATCGTGATACCACCAAGAGCATCATTTTCTGAGTCACGCCCTCAGACAGCCCACAACAATGACAGCAATCTCATCAATCTCAACAATGACGGACCATCAGCCGATGACAGCAGAGCACCAGTCCTGACCCCGACCCTACCGACCAAGGTTTCGGAAGATTCTATGTCCACGAAAGCAAGCAGTGTTTCATTGAAACAAACTCAAGGGGAAAAGCCTCCCTTGGACCCCAACCATCGCAGTACAGCAGAGATTCAGACAATGTTGGCTGCAACAGGCGACAAGGCTAAGGCCGGGCCGCTAATTGACTTCCACGACGACATGAAGAAGGCCTTGCCTGCGAATCCCAAGCGAGCCGACACAGAAGACTCACAAGATGACGTCTTTGTTGACGCCCAGGGGTAA